From Rhodoferax sp. AJA081-3, the proteins below share one genomic window:
- the proC gene encoding pyrroline-5-carboxylate reductase, with protein sequence MHPHHIAFIGGGNMATAMVSGLLKQGFPTLQIDVVEPFAEARERLQSQLGITAQHEAGPFLGQASIVIWAVKPQSFKDAALQSRFHTREALHISVAAGIPSDAIAKWLGNERVIRTMPNTPALIGKGITGLFARPAVTEADRQHAERVVSGMGQFLWLDNENQLDAVTAISGSGPAYMFYFMEAMTAAGADMGLDREQAYQLAVATFIGAGELAQSSHEPPEILRQRVTSKGGTTHAAITSMDNNRVKDLFAQALHAAHQRAQEMGAEFGEAP encoded by the coding sequence ATGCACCCACACCACATTGCCTTCATTGGCGGCGGAAATATGGCCACCGCCATGGTCAGCGGATTGCTGAAACAGGGGTTCCCCACCCTTCAGATCGACGTGGTGGAACCCTTTGCGGAAGCGCGGGAACGGCTGCAGTCCCAGCTGGGCATCACCGCCCAGCACGAAGCCGGGCCTTTCTTGGGCCAGGCCAGCATTGTCATCTGGGCTGTCAAACCCCAGTCTTTTAAGGATGCCGCGCTGCAGTCCCGGTTTCACACCCGTGAAGCCTTGCATATCAGCGTGGCAGCCGGCATTCCCAGCGACGCCATTGCCAAATGGCTAGGCAATGAACGCGTGATACGGACCATGCCCAACACCCCGGCCCTGATCGGCAAGGGTATCACCGGTCTGTTTGCCCGCCCCGCCGTGACGGAGGCTGACCGCCAGCATGCCGAACGTGTGGTCTCGGGCATGGGGCAATTCCTGTGGCTGGACAACGAAAACCAGTTGGACGCAGTGACCGCCATTTCCGGCTCCGGGCCAGCTTATATGTTCTATTTCATGGAAGCCATGACCGCCGCTGGCGCTGACATGGGCCTGGACCGGGAACAGGCCTACCAGTTGGCGGTGGCCACATTCATTGGCGCCGGGGAGCTGGCACAGTCTAGTCACGAACCCCCCGAAATCCTGCGCCAGCGGGTTACGTCCAAAGGCGGCACCACCCATGCGGCCATCACGTCCATGGACAACAACCGCGTCAAGGACCTGTTCGCCCAAGCCTTGCATGCGGCACACCAACGGGCCCAGGAAATGGGCGCCGAGTTTGGCGAAGCCCCATAA
- the rplN gene encoding 50S ribosomal protein L14: protein MIQTESRLEVADNTGAKSVLCIKVLGGSKRRYASVGDIIKVSIKEAAPRGRVKKGEVYSAVVVRTAKGIRRSDGSLVKFDGNAAVLLNAKLEPIGTRIFGPVTRELRTEKFMKIVSLAPEVL, encoded by the coding sequence ATGATCCAGACTGAATCTCGATTAGAAGTCGCTGACAATACCGGCGCTAAGTCCGTCCTGTGCATCAAGGTGCTCGGCGGTTCCAAGCGTCGCTACGCCAGCGTCGGTGACATCATCAAAGTTAGCATTAAAGAAGCTGCTCCCCGCGGACGCGTCAAAAAAGGCGAAGTCTACAGCGCGGTTGTGGTTCGTACTGCTAAGGGCATCCGTCGCAGCGACGGCTCTTTGGTGAAGTTTGACGGTAATGCAGCAGTGTTGCTGAATGCCAAATTGGAGCCTATCGGCACCCGTATCTTTGGACCCGTGACGCGTGAACTGCGTACCGAGAAGTTCATGAAGATCGTGTCCCTGGCCCCTGAAGTTTTGTAA
- the rplX gene encoding 50S ribosomal protein L24 — translation MNKIRKGDQVIVIAGRDKGKRGTVSLRKDDSHLVVEGVNLVKKHTKPNPMKGAVGGIVEKTMPIHQSNVAIFNAATGKADRVGIKVLADGKRTRVFKSSGEEIKVA, via the coding sequence ATGAATAAGATTCGCAAGGGCGATCAAGTTATCGTTATCGCTGGTCGCGATAAGGGTAAGCGCGGGACTGTGTCCCTGCGCAAAGATGACTCCCATCTGGTTGTCGAGGGTGTTAACTTGGTGAAGAAACACACCAAGCCAAACCCCATGAAGGGTGCGGTCGGCGGTATTGTTGAAAAGACAATGCCCATCCACCAGTCCAACGTAGCAATTTTTAATGCTGCGACTGGCAAGGCGGACCGCGTAGGTATCAAGGTGTTGGCTGACGGCAAACGCACGCGCGTTTTCAAGTCCAGCGGCGAAGAAATCAAGGTGGCATAA
- the rplE gene encoding 50S ribosomal protein L5 yields MARLQQQYREKLAPELMAKFGYTSPMQVPRLTKITLNMGVSEAVADKKIMDHAVSDLTKIAGQKPVVTKSKKAIAGFKIREDQAIGCMVTLRGVQMYEFLDRFVTVALPRVRDFRGISGRAFDGRGNYNIGVKEQIIFPEIEYDKVDALRGLNISITTTAKTDEECKALLTGFRFPFKN; encoded by the coding sequence ATGGCACGTCTGCAACAACAATACCGCGAAAAGCTGGCTCCCGAGCTGATGGCCAAGTTTGGCTACACCTCGCCGATGCAAGTGCCGCGTCTGACCAAGATCACTCTGAACATGGGTGTGAGCGAAGCCGTAGCCGACAAGAAGATCATGGACCACGCGGTCAGTGATCTGACAAAAATCGCCGGCCAAAAGCCCGTCGTGACCAAGTCCAAGAAGGCTATTGCGGGTTTCAAGATCCGTGAAGACCAGGCGATTGGTTGCATGGTGACTCTGCGCGGCGTGCAGATGTATGAATTCCTGGACCGTTTCGTGACCGTGGCGCTGCCTCGCGTTCGTGACTTCCGTGGTATTTCTGGTCGTGCATTTGATGGCCGTGGTAACTACAACATCGGCGTCAAAGAGCAGATCATTTTCCCTGAAATTGAATATGACAAGGTTGACGCCTTGCGTGGTCTCAATATCAGTATCACCACGACGGCCAAGACCGACGAAGAGTGCAAGGCGCTCCTCACCGGCTTCCGTTTTCCGTTCAAGAACTGA
- the rpsN gene encoding 30S ribosomal protein S14: MAKMALIQRELKRDQLAAKYAKKYAEFKAIAGDFKRTEEERAAARMGLQKLPRNSNPTRQRNRCAITGRPRGTFQHFGLGRAKIREMAFAGEIPGIVKASW, translated from the coding sequence GTGGCTAAAATGGCTTTAATCCAGCGTGAGCTGAAGCGTGATCAATTGGCTGCTAAGTACGCCAAGAAGTACGCTGAATTCAAGGCAATTGCCGGTGACTTCAAACGCACCGAAGAAGAGCGTGCTGCTGCCCGTATGGGTCTGCAAAAGCTCCCGCGCAATTCCAACCCAACCCGCCAGCGTAACCGTTGCGCCATTACTGGTCGCCCACGTGGTACGTTCCAGCACTTTGGCCTGGGTCGCGCCAAGATCCGTGAAATGGCCTTTGCTGGGGAAATCCCTGGCATCGTCAAGGCCAGCTGGTAA
- the rpsH gene encoding 30S ribosomal protein S8: MSMSDPIADLLTRIRNAQMVAKTTVSVPSSKVKVAIAQVLKDEGYIDNFKVSTADGKSELEIALKYYAGKPVIERIERVSRPGLRVYRGSDAIPQVQNGLGVAIVTTSQGVMTDRKARATGVGGEVLCYVA, translated from the coding sequence ATGAGCATGAGTGATCCCATCGCCGACTTGTTGACACGCATCCGCAATGCACAAATGGTGGCCAAAACTACCGTTTCCGTGCCTTCTTCCAAAGTGAAGGTTGCGATTGCCCAAGTGTTGAAAGACGAAGGCTACATCGACAACTTCAAGGTCTCTACAGCGGACGGCAAGTCCGAGTTGGAAATCGCCCTGAAGTATTACGCAGGCAAGCCTGTGATTGAACGTATCGAGCGCGTCAGCCGTCCTGGCCTGCGTGTTTACCGCGGTAGCGATGCCATCCCCCAGGTCCAAAACGGCCTTGGCGTTGCCATCGTGACTACGTCCCAGGGCGTCATGACAGATCGCAAAGCGCGCGCTACCGGTGTCGGTGGTGAAGTTTTGTGCTACGTCGCTTAA